A window of Phycisphaeraceae bacterium genomic DNA:
TTACCCCACAAAGCCATGATCGCCACCTGAATCTCAGGCGAATCAGGAACCGCGGAGCTTGGTGAATACCAACTCGCGGACGACCTGGGGGTTGGCCGCCCCGCCGGTCTTCTTCATGATCTGACCCAGCAGCATGCCGACCGCCTTGTCCTTGCCGCTGCGGATGTCCTCGATCGCGCGGGCGTTGCGGGGTTCGGCGAGGACCTCATCGACGAAGCCTTCCAATGCCGACGTGTCGCTGACCTGCATCAATCCCTCAGCGTCGGCCACCCGCTCGGGGTCGCCGCCACGATGTCCTGATTCAGGATCAATCAGGGCCTTGATCAGCTTGTCCGCTGCGGATGAGCTGAGCTTGTTGTCCGCGATCATGCTGTCGATCGTGGCGACCTGCTCGGCCGTGAGCGACGAACCGATGGCGACGCCCAACTCATTGGCCGACTTCAGACCGGCGTTGAGCAGCAGGGCGAGCGCACGCTTGGGGGTTACGCCACGATCGACGACGCCGTCGTAGAGCAAGGCCAGCCCCGGGTCATCCAGGAGCTGGCGTGTCTCGGAGGCGCCGATTCCGGCGTCCGCCCACGCCTTGAGGCGTTCGGGAAGCAACCGGGGCATGCGTGAGCGGATGTCGTTGAGCCAGTCCTCATCGACGACCAGGTCCACGAGGTCGGGGTCGGGGAAGTAGCGGTAATCGTGGGCGTCTTCCTTCTCACGCTGGAGGATGGTGACTTCGCGGTTGTCGTCCCACCCGCGGGTTGATTTCGCACCCGCAGACATGACCCGGCCGGTCTCGAGCCAATCCTCGACCTGGCGGACGTACTCGTGCTCGATCGACCCTTTGACGGCGCGGAACGAGTTGAGGTTCTTGATCTCGGCGATCGGGGTTTTGAACACCTCCCCGCCTCGCTCGATCACGACGTTGATGTTGGGCTCGAAGCGGATGTGCCCGCGCTGCATGATGCCCTCGGTGACGCCGAGGTGCCGGCAGAGGTCGCGGAGCATGACGGAGAAGGTGACGGCTTCGTCAGCGGTGGCGAAGTCGGGCTCAGTGACGATCTCCAGCAGCGGGGTGCCGGCGCGGTTGAGGTCGACGATCGAGTGGTCGATCATCAGCCCACCCGGAGCCTCGTGCATGAGCTTGCCGGCGTCCTCTTCGAGGTGTGCGCGCGTGATGCCGATGCGTTTGGTCGGTCCGTCCAGGGGACGGGTGGGGTCGAGGGGGAGATCGAGGTGTCCGGGTCCGCAGATGGGTTCCTCGTACTGGCTGATCTGGTAGTTCTTCGGTAAGTCCGGGTAGTAGTAGCTTTTACGATCCCAGTGGCAGCGATCGGCGATCTGACAGTGCAATGCGAGGCCGACCATCAGGGACATCTCGACGGCGGCTTTGTTCATGACTGGGAGGGTGCCGGGCATGCCGATGACGACCGGATCGGTGAGGGAATTGGGCTCAGCGTCGTGGAAATCGGGGTTTGCGACGTTGGGGGCGGAGGTCCACATCTTGGAGCGGGTGTCGAGCTCGACGTGGATCTCCATGCCGACGATGAGCCGGGTTTTGAGGCCCAGGGCGGCGAAGCGTTCCTGATCTGCGGGGGCAAGGCTCATCATCGTCCTCAAAACGGGGCTTTAGACAGTGCGCACAAGATACCGAACGCTCAAAACAGCGCCGGATCGGTCTGTCCGAGTCGATCAAACGCTGCCAAACGCAGCAAACAGGCGTCACAATGTGCGCACGGCCGGGCTCCGAGCGGGTGCTGCGCGTCTTCGATCGGGTCGTAGCAGGAGTGGGTCAGTCCGTAGTTGAGGCCGAGGCTCAGACCTTTTTCGATGATCTGGGTCTTGGTGAGATCGACGAGCGGGGCGTGGATGCGCAGCCAGTCTCCGCCGGGGGATTCGACGCCGGCGCGGGTGGCGAGGTTGGCCATGGCGCGGAAGGCTTCGAGGTAGTCGGGTCGGCAGTCGGGGTAGCCGGAGTAGTCGACGGCATTGACGCCGAGGAAGACGTCGCGGGCGCTCAGGACTTCGGCGAGACCGAGGGCGAAGCTCAGGAAGATGGTGTTGCGTGCGGGGACGTAGGTGATGGGGATGCCGTGGCTCATGGCGGAGGCTTCGCGGTCTTTGGGGACCTCGATGTCGGAGGTGAGGGCGGAGCCGCCAAAGGCTCGGAGGTCGATGGTGGCGACGCGGTGGCTGGCGGCGTCGAGTTCATCGGCGAGTCGTTTGGCGGCGTGGAGTTCGACGCGGTGGCGCTGGCCGTAGTCGAAGCTCAGGGCGTGGCAGTCGAAGCCCTCTTCGCGGGCGATGGCGAGGACGGTGGCGGAGTCGAGACCGCCGGAGAGGAGGACGATGGCGGGTTCACCCTTGCTCATCGAGATTGCTTCCCTTGCTTTGATCGTTGGGTGACCTGGGTTTGGTCTTGCTGACGACGACGAGCGTCTTGGCGACCATGTCGCCGAGACGTTGTCGAGGGCCGAACAGGGTGAGGATCAGGAGGAGCACGGCGACGAGGTCGAAGCTCTTGAGGAGGTTGCGGGCGATGATCTGGAGGATCGTTGGTTTGCTGCCATCGATCGATCGGACTTCGATGCCCATGAGTGCTTTGCCCGCGGTCCTGCCGGTGATGGCCTCGGCGATGCCGGTGGAGAGGATGAAGAGGGCGATGACCACGAGGCCGGGCATCACTCGTGTCCAGGTGTTGGCGAGGACCTGTCCAGGCCAGGAGGCGGCGAGCTGGGCGCTTTCGAGTTGGAAGAGCCACATCACCAGGAGCAGGCAGGGCATCAGGTCGATCATGCCAGCGGTCGCTCGCGTGCCGAAGGGGGCGAGCACGACCTGCTTGACCTTGAGTTTGGCCGGCATCCTGCGGTTTTCGAGGGTGATCAGTAGGAGCAGGAACGAGGTGATCCAGATGAAGACGGGGATGGCGTAATCGGGTCGGGACCAGGGCGGGGCGATGGGCTGGACTGAGAGGGAGCCGGCTTTGTCGTTGTTGCCATCGGGGTCGGACCAGGCCCAGGCAAGAGTCGGGATGCCCTCATCCCACCGAGTGACGCCGGCGAGGAGGAGCCCGCCATCGAAGGTGGTGGCTGCGATGGCGAGGGGGCCTGCGGATTGGTCATCGCCTAAGACGACGGTGCGTGGCGGGCGACGTTCGGCGGCGACTTCGACCGCGCCGCGACCGTCAGCGGTGATCCGCGTGAGCTGGCCGTGGTCCATGAGCAGGTCGCCAGCGATGGTCACGAGTCCTTGGGCATCGGTCACGGTGCCGAGTCGGAAACGGTCTTCGATGCGTTCGAGGGGTGCAACACCGATGGGGGCTTGCGGCGTGAAGCCGCTGATCTCCATGCCATCGACCTCGCCGAGGTCGGGTCGGAGGCTGACGATCGGGACACCTGCGGGTGTGACGCCGAGGAGCGTGGGGCGATCGCCATCGAGACCTTCGATGGGGAACGTTTCCCAGCTTGATCCGGTCCAGATCGCCAGGGCGATGGTGGGGAGAGGTGGATTGATGGGTTCGTCGGCTTCGGTCTCCGGCGGCTGAGGTTCTTCCGGGAGCGGCTGGGTCTCTTCGTCTGGCTGGGACTTGGCGAGTTCCTCAGCGGGGATGCCGAGGATCAGGGCGAGCGTTTCGAGGTTGCTGGAACGACGGCGGGCCTGGGTGACGATCTGATCGGCTGGCTGCTGGCGGATGAGGACGATCGGCCCGGTTTCGGCTGAGACGGCGGAGAGGGCGTGTCCGGGGAGTGGGGCACCGACGGTTTCGTCGTAGCCCCAACGGCCCGCGAGTTCGGACCAGGTCGCGTGTCGTTGGCGGACGACCTTGCCGTTGAAGATCCAGAGGGTCTGGTCGTGTGCGGTGAGGCCGTCGATGCCAACACCGGCGTCGAGGCGGCCGGCGCGGTGCAGCTCGCTCATCGATTCAGTCGCTGGGAGGTGATAGACCTTCCAGGGTTCGGTGGTGTTGAGTCGAGTCAGGACCCAGGCGTGCTCGAGGGAACCGGCGAGGCGCAACTCACTGGCGCTGGCGGTCTGGGCGAGCAGCAGCAGGAGCATGCCGAGGGCAGTCTGGAAGCGAGTCGGCCGACGATCTTGGCGGGTCAGAGCCATCATGTTGTCGAGCGTAGTCGCCTCACGGCCCCTCGGCGAGTCGGCAGGGTCGATACCATGCTCGCCATGCTTTGGAAGCGTGTGATCTCGGGCTCGCTGCTGGTCCTGATACTGCTGATCATGATCGCGGTCGATGACACCCTGGACCGGGTGCGGATCGACAGCTCGGTGCTGAGCGCGGTGCTGCCCGATGGCGATCGGCTGCCCCGGGGGGTGATCCTGCTGGTGATGCTGTTGCTGGCGCTGATCCCGGTGACCCGTGAGATGGCTTGGCTGATGAAGAGCCGGGGCTCGCGGGTGTCGTGGGGGTTTGCTTATCTGTGTGCTGCCTCGGGGGCGATCTACCTGTACACGATGCCGCAGGGTCCGAGCGGTCAGGGGGGGAGCACTCCGCTGGCGGGGTTGCTGGCGGCGGTGCTTTTCTTGTCGCTGGTTCAGCCCTTGCGTCGGGGTGAGCGGGAAGGGGCGATCATGAGCGCGGCGGCGGCGCTGCTGTGCATCGTGTACCTCGGGCTGATGCCGGGATTCCTGCTGGCGATGCGTTGGTGGCACTCGGCGTGGACGGTGGTGGCGTTGATTCTGGTCATCAAGGCGTGCGACATCGGGGCGTATTTTGCCGGGCGCTGGTTTGGGCGGACGCCGTTGATCCCGCTGGTGAGCCCGAAGAAGACGGTGGAGGGACTGATTGGGGGGCTGATTTTCTCGTCGCTGGTGGCGATGGGATTGGCCGCGCTGAGCAATGTGATGGGGGTGTCGGGGCACTGGGTGGTGGGCGATCAGGGGCCGGTGTTTGTCGCTTACGACTGGCCGCTGGGGTTTGCTGCGGTGTCGGGGGCGTTTCTGGGTCTGGTGGGGCATTTTGGCGACCTGATCGCGAGCCTGTTTAAGCGGGATGCCGCTGTGAAAGACGCGGGGGCGACAGTCCCGGGCTTCGGGGGCATGCTGGATGTTCTGGACTCGCTGCTGCTGGCGGCCCCGGCTGGCTACGCGGTCTTGCGGTTCGGGGCGTGGTGGCTGGCCCCTGACGGGTTTGGATAAAAACGTGTTATCTGTGCATAAGAAGCGAGCATCGCCTTGCCCCGGCCCCGGGCGCGGAGTACGCTGCTTATAGGACACAGGCCCGCTGACACGGCCAGAACAGGTCGATAAGGGTCTTATGGTCTCGCCTTGTGGCGAGCCGAGTGCGTAGTTTTTTCGATCCTTCTCAGGAGATTCGCCCATCGCTAGGGGACGCTTCCGACCGCAGCCCAAGCCCAACGACAAAGGCCTGCGCCATAACGACATGATCCGAGTCCCACAGGTCCGGCTCATTGATGAAGACAACGAGCAACTTGGCATCATTGATGTCAACGAAGCCAAAGAGCGAGCCCGCGAGGCCAATCTTGACCTCGTGGAGGTGTCGCCTAACTCCGATCCGCCGGTGTGCCGGATCATGGACTACGGCAAGTGGAAGTACGCCCAGAAGAAGAAGGAATCGAAGGCGAAGTCGCACGCGAGCCAGAGCGAGCTCAAGGGCATCCGCCTGCGTCCGAACATCGACGACCACGATCTCGATATCAAGCTGCGCAAGGCCCGGGAGTTCCTCGAAGACGGCCACAAGGTGCAGTTCACCATGCTGTTTCGTGGCCGGCAGATGGCGCATCAGGGGATGCACATCGATCAGCTCCGCAAGATCTGCGACAGCCTGGGCGATGTCTCGAAGATCGAGCAGGACCCGAAGATGATGGGTCGGCGGGCCACGATGGTGCTCGCGGCCGATCGCTCGGGTGCCGCGAAACCCAACAAGAAAAAGCCTGGGGGTGGTGAGGCCAAACCAGCCCCCGCTCCGGCTCCTGCTGCTGCCCCTGCTCAGCAGGCGGTGCCTGAGCCAGCGAGCTCGCCGAGCGAGTGACTGATCGTCACAAGCGACTTGATCGCTGTCGTCATCACCGGGTTACGATGCCCTGATGCCGTTAGGTTTCTCACACCGTTGGCTGATCATCTCCGGGCTGCTGGCTCTGCAGTTGCTGTGCCTGGTGGTGTCTGTTTCGCTGCTGGACGCCTGGGCGGATGAAGCCCTGCAACGAGCATCGCAGCCGGTGGCTGAATCGGCTCAGGCCCAGAGCCAAATCGACGCCAGCCTGGCTCGGCTACGCAGCGGAGCGATGATCGCGGCGGGGGTGGTGTTGCTGATTACGTGCACGCTGGTTTTCTGGTTCGTCCGCAGCTCCGAGCGCACGCTCCAGGCCCGGGGTGAGGCGCTGCAGCGGACTCTTGAGTCGCAGTTCAATCGGCGGACTCGGGACCTTGAGCGAGGGCGCGACGCGGTGGCGTTTGGGCTCGCGCGACTCGCGGAATCCCGGGATGATCAGACCGGCGACCATCTCGAACGGATCAGCCTGTACACCGAGGCGCTGGTCCGACACATGGAGCGGACGCGGACAGACCTGCGCATTGACGATGTGGAGATGATCATTCGGACCGCCCCGCTGCATGATATCGGGAAGGTCGGAATTCCTGACGCGGTGCTGCTCAAGCCCGGACCGTTGACGGACGACGAGCGCGAGATCATTCAGCGACATCCGTACATTGGCGGGGATACTTTGGTCGAGATGAAACGGCGGTGGGGCGACGACGATTTTCTTGATACCGCCTGCGAGATCATTTTTGGTCACCACGAGAGGTGGGACGGGACGGGGTATCCGTTCGGGCTCAAGGGGCAGAACATCCCGTTGTCGGCGCGCATCGTTGCGGTGGCGGATGTGTATGACGCACTGACCACGGCTCGGCCTTACAAGTCGGCGATGACTCACGAGAAGGCGTCGGCGATCCTGCGCGAGGGATCGGGGAGTCATTTCGACCCGGAGGTCATCACGGCCTTCGAGCAGATCGCTGAGGAGTTCCGAGAGATTGCCAGGAAGAACCAGGACGCGCCTTCCGAGGCGCAAGAACAACCCGCGGCCGGTTGACCGCGGGTTGCCGGGATTCAGATCAAGTCAGCCGTCGCTTAGTAGCGGTAGTGCTCGGGCTTGTAGGGGCCATCAACATCGACGCCGATGTAGTCGGCCTGCTCTTTGGAGAGCTTGGTGAGCTTGACGCCCAGCTTGTCGAGGTGGAGACGGGCGACCTTCTCGTCGAGCTTCTTGGAGAGAAGGGTGACCTTGTTCTCGTCGTAACTCATGCCTGAGAGCGTGTCCTGGCCCTTGTTAAAGAGGGCGAGGTCGATCTGGGCGATGGTCTGATTCGTGAACGAGGCGGACATCACGAACGAGGGGTGACCGGTCGCGCAACCGAGGTTGAGCAGACGGCCCTCAGCGAGAATCAGGACGCTGTGGCCGTCCTTGAAGGTCCACATGTCGTACTGCGGCTTGATGTTGGTGTGCTTGGCGAGCTGCTTGAGCTCGGCCATCTCGATCTCATTGTCGAAGTGGCCGATGTTGCCGACGATCGCCTTGTCCTTCATCTTCGACATGTGCTCGGCGGTGATGATCTTGTAGTTGCCGGTGGTCGTGATGAAGATATCAGCGGTATCGATGACATCCTCGATCGTGGTGACCTCATAGCCTTCCATGGCGGCCTGGAGGGCGCAGATCGGGTCGATCTCGGTGACGATCACGCGAGCGCCCTGGCCCTTGAGGGACTGGCAGGAGCCCTTGCCGACGTCGCCATAGCCGCAGACGACGGCGACCTTGCCGCTGACCATGACATCGGTCGCGCGGAAGAGGCCATCGACGAGCGAGTGACGGCAGCCGTAGAGGTTGTCGAACTTGCTCTTGGTGCAGGAGTCGTTGACGTTGATGGCGGGGAAGAGCAGGGTGCCTTCCTTCTGGAACTTGACCAAGTTCTTGATACCCGTGGTCGTTTCTTCGGTCACGCCCTTGCAGGTTTCAGCGGCCTTGACCCAGCGGTCTGGATTCTCTGAGATGGTCTTGGCCAGGACCTTGAGGACTTCCTTGAACTCCTCGTTGTCGGTGGTCTCGGGTCCGGGGACGCTGCCGGCCTTGGTGTACTCGGCACCCTTGTGGATCAGCAGGGTGGCGTCGCCGCCATCGTCGACGATCTGGTCGGGGCCCTGGCCGTCGCCGAAGTCGAGCATGCGCTCGGTGCACTGCCAGTACTCCTCGAGGCTCTCACCCTTCCAGGCGAAGACGGGGATGCCCTTGGGGTCTTCGGGGGTGCCATCGGGGCCGACGGCGATCGCGGCGGCGGCGTGGTCTTGGGTGCTGAAGATGTTGCAGGAGCACCAGCGGACGTTCGCGCCGAGGGCAACGAGGGTTTCGATCAGCACGGCGGTCTGCACGGTCATGTGCAGCGACCCGCCGATGTTCAGACCGGCGAGGGGCTGGCTGGGGCCGAACTCTTCACGGCAAGCCATGAGGCCGGGCATTTCCTGCTCGGCGAGGAGGATTTCCTTGCGTCCCCACTCGGCCAGCGAGAGGTCGGCGACTTTGTGTTCCAGGCCTGTTGGGGCCGCGACTGCGGTTGATGCGCTCATCAATCATGCTCCTTAAAAGCGTTGGGATTCGTAGAAAAATTATGCCCCGGTACGCCGGCCACGTGCCAGCATGAGGGCGGGGCCCTGGGTCTCGGGTTCGGGCGGGAGGACCCGCCGGTTCACGCTGACGAAACCAGCGTTCTCAAGAATGCCGGCGAGGGCTTCGGGGTCGAAGCCCGGGTGTCGCTGGCCGACCTGCCTGCGGAAGGCGTCGTCATCGTGCTGCAGGAGGTCGACGATCACCAGACGCCCGCCTGGCTTGAGTAGGCGCCGTGCCTCGGCGATGACCTCTTCGATCTGTTCGACGTAGGTCAGCACGAGCACGAGCAAGGCTGCGTCGAGAACGCGGTCGCCGAGCGGGATCGCTTCGACCGGTGCCTCGATCAGCTCGACGTTGCTCATGTCGGCGGTGGCATGACGGGCGGCCAAGAGCATCGAGGCGGAGTCATCGATGCCATAGACCTGCTTCACCTGCGGGGCCAGTTCGGCGACGACGCGACCGGTGCCGCAACCGAGGTCGCCGACGACCCACTCATCGGGAAGCAGGCCCAGCAGCGCACGATGACCAAAGAGTCGGCCGTAGAGCTCGACCCGGAGGTTGTCCCACGCCGAGGCGGCGTCGTCGAAGAAGGCTCGTGAGGATCCACGTCGCTCGCGGAGGCGCGAGGCTAGGCGCAATCGGTCCTGCTTGAGCGTGGGCCAGGTCTCGGTGCGCCCGCAGGCAAGGCCCCAGAGGTCCTCAGCACCATTGTGGATGCGCTCGCTGTCGAGGCGGTAATAGTTGGTGGTCCCGTCCTTGCGACTGACGACCCAGCCCTCATCCGTGAGCACCTTGAGGTGGCGGCTCACGGTGGACTGGGGCATTTGGAGGACGGCACAGAGGTCCGAGACCGCCAGTTCCCCGGTCTCCACGGCACGCAGCAGCCTGAGCCGGGTGGGCTCGGCCAGCGTGGCGAAATCGCGGAGCAAGTGATCGACGGACACTATTCATCCTTTCATCCGGATGAAGTAATATATCGGTCGATGGGCCGTGCGGCTACTGCCGAAGCGGAAATGAATCCCCTTTTCCCGATTTTGTCTGCTTTAATCTGACTCTTCCTCTTGTATCATTCTGATCGACATGAAGTTACGTCGATTCTCACCCATTCTGGTCCTGCTGCTCGTGGCGAGCCTGCCCGGCTGCTACAAGACGCGCGAGGTCAGCTCAACGTGGGATACCTACCGCGATCTGGCGTGGGCTGACCGCCGGAGCGATGGCCGGGGCGGCTCCAATCAGCAGACCTGGTCGATCCAAGCGGCGTCCTTCGCGGGTCCGGATCGTTTCGATCGGGCTCGCGTGGCGATGGCGTTGCTTCGCGATGAATACCGACTGGACCCGGTCTGGATGGAGGACCTGATGGGTCGTGCGACGATCTTCGCCGGGCGTTTCGATTCGCGGACAAGCCGGAGCACCCGCCGAATGGTTGATCGTGTGACGGACGCGGAGATCGAGGGCGTCAAGGTCTTCGCCGAGGCGAGGGCCGTGCCGGTTGCGGGCGGGCGCATCCCGGTGACCGACCCGTACAACCTCGCCGGGTATCCCGGGCGGTACAGCCTGCAGATCGCCGCCTACGACCGCGCCTTCGGCGACAACTTCCGCCAGGCCGCCGAGGAGGCGGTGAAGACGCTGCGCCAGGACGATCACGAGGCGTACTACTTCCACGGCCCACACCTGTCGCTGGTGACCATCGGGATTTTTGAGGACATGGATTTCGCCAACACCCCCGAGGGCTTCCGCGGGTACGGGCCACGGATCCGGGAGATACAGAAAGTGTTTCCCTACAACTCACTCAACGGGCTGACGATCCAGGAACGGTTCCAAGGCCAGACGCTGGGCAATCAACCCAGCTCACTGATCCGTGTGCCGTGAGACGCTGTCGGATGATCGACCTGCCCGCCAGAGGTCCCAAACCAGCAGCACATAGACCGGTAGGTATTCGATCCACATGACTGCTGACGGCAGTCGGTAGCCGGGTTGTGTGTGCGCAGCGTAGGCCCAGAGAACTGTCAGGCTCAGCATCCACGCGGAGGCCGCTGGCCGGATCGCGCAGAACGGCAGCATCCATAACGCGTACCACGGGTGCGCCGTGCTGGTGGTCAGCAACCCGGCGAAGCCCAGCCACATCACAGCGCTCGCCGAGTCGATCTTGCGCCATGAGATGAGGAGCACCACGCCTAGAAGTGTCGCGCCGCCTAGGGTGTCGGCCTGCGCTTTGCTGTCAAGAAGCCACATGAGCACTGCGTGCAACGATCCGTTGAATGACCAGACCTCGACGAAGCGCTCGCCGGTCTCGAACAACCGATCGACCCCGCCCTGCATCATGACGAACGGCAGCCCGACGGCGCAGCCGACGACGACTGCCGACCCTGCCGAGAGCAGGATCGCCCGCCATCGCGGCCACAGCGTGGTGATGATGATCGGGACCAGCAGAACACCCAAGGGCTTGACCAGCACGGACAGCGCGAGGCACCCGCCCAGCCCGATGGCATCTGCAACGCGCCAGCTCGATCGCTGGCGCAGGCCGATCCAGAACGACACGACGAGCACCAGGAACATTACGCCAATCGGGTCCTGATGCCCCGAGCCGGCGACCTCGACCAGAGCCAGCGGGTGCCAGGCATAGAGGCAGGCCCACCACGCTGAGAGCCTGAGTCGGCTGAGCACCAGCAGCAGGCCGATGACAACGCCAAGGTCGAACAGGCCAAACACGAGACGATACCAACGATCGCGCAGCAGATCACCCGCCCTCCACGACTCGGGGAGTTGTTCGTAGACGACCGCAGCGCCGGCAAAGACCCACTGACTGGTGGGTAGGTAGATCGTCACCAGTTCGGGGTTGTTGATGAGCTTGACCACCTCCGGCAACGGCGCTTGCGCTGGGTCCAGCTCTGCGGGCGCAGTGGCGTAGGGATTCCCGCCTTCGGCGAGGGTCGCGCCATCGTGGATGTAGCGCCAGATGTCATCCGACAGCACAGGCGGGCCGCCGAGTGAGACCAGCACCCGAGCCAGAGCCGCTACGGCAACGATGATCACGCTGGCTCGCTTGAAACACCCCGTTGCGGTTCGCTCGCTACGCAGGTCCCAGGCCAGCCAGGTCAGCATGAGCCAGCCGGTGGCTCCGCCGATCCAGAGCCAGACCAGCGAGATGATCCGCTCGTCGAGTGCCCGTGGCCAGCTCAGCGTCATCACGACCAGGCAGATCGACACCAGCAGCACACTCTTGCCCGCAGCAATCTTTGACCACGGCACGCGATCATTCATCGGAACGACCGCCCTCCCGCAAGCGCGTCGTCATCATCTTCGCCAGCGTCTTGCCCACTTCATCCAACGTGGGAGCCCGCTCGCCAAGCAGGCTCTGCAGGCTCGCGACGCCGCGCTCGGCGAGCCCGCAGGGCACGATCAACTCGAAGTGGCTCAGGTCGGTCGCGACGTTCAGCGCCAGACCGTGAAGCGTGACACCTCGCCTGATCCGCACGCCCATGGCGCAGATCTTTGTGGGCGTCTCGTTCTTCCGGCGTAGGCTGGCATCCCATCGAGTGGAGTCCACCCAGACGCCTGTGGCCCCCTCACGGCGGAAGCCGTTAACGCCATAGGCTTCGAGTGTTTCGATCACCACCGACTCCAGCAATCGCATGTACCGGCCGAGATTCAGCCCGTGATCGCGCAGGCGGATGATCGG
This region includes:
- the lipB gene encoding lipoyl(octanoyl) transferase LipB, translated to MTAETQPTSLVVQWLGRLGYAESLDQQRSVHETVEAGEPEQLLLVEHPPVITLPDRPAYHAHVLASEAQRQRLGIDLAITDRGGDVTYHGPGQLVAYPIIRLRDHGLNLGRYMRLLESVVIETLEAYGVNGFRREGATGVWVDSTRWDASLRRKNETPTKICAMGVRIRRGVTLHGLALNVATDLSHFELIVPCGLAERGVASLQSLLGERAPTLDEVGKTLAKMMTTRLREGGRSDE